The sequence GCGCGCGGCAGGCGGGGCTGCTCCGCTGCAGCTGCCCCGGCGAATGCGGCGGCGCTTACGCCAACAACGCCGCTTattggggaggcggcggcggcggcggcggtggtggtgggaaTCCTTATGGAGTTGGTTATGAGAAGCCTCTACCTCGCCGACTTTATGCCGTTCCTGAGCGCAAGGTTGGTTTCTCACTCCTTTTTTttaccctctctctctctctctctccctctctcataTTTGAGTAGTAAAAGTAAGtagtagaaaataaaaaaacactCTTATTATTTACCATTTAATTCACGATCAAGAATAAGTTGTATCGTGAATTCAcattttgttgtaaatttaattttgaattcgtCAATTAAGAACAAAACACTATTTTAAGTTAATACtagtaaataattattttatctttataactattttttatatactagcagaaagaacgtatattgtacgtgtaattaatgttattttatttgataatctactattttagaaaatctattaattcattacttttattagataatttattgaatggatatatttatctataagccttatcaatagctatagatatatatcacataaatTAAGTGTAacatctaatgaattaatatatattcttgtaaatatataatatgtaaaataaccttaaaataaaatatgtaataagggtaaaataggcaatctaTATGTTACGCATTAGGAtgccttaggctctttttctattagtatagattaaaTCTTCATATTTCCTCGCGGATTTTGAAGTTTGGAGATAGACTCTCTTTGTCCCATAAGAACACATTATTTGGAGGACGacatgggttttaagaaatgtttggTAGTGTATTGAATGCAGAAAGCGTCTAATCATATAGAAATGAGCGATTGCGgttaaattgagtatatgattaTCTAGAAATTAGTTgtggttaaaaagagaaaattatGTCATGTTCTAAAATAGACGTGGTATATTTTTATGTGACGatcgaaaattaaaaaattgatacaTTCTTATGGGACAACGAAAATATACATTTCCATCTAGTTGGAAGAAAGCTATAGATAGGCCTATATTGATAGAACAATCTAAATTTTGAACTTTTTAATATAAACTTAAGCTAATAAGTAGTTAAAAAAAACATTTCTTGGTTTATTCcctaagaaaaagaaaggatatCTCAAGTTAGAATTTAGTATAGATGTTCGAGAGTGCATGGTTTATTTTAGAGAAGATTTATTAAAgtacaaataataattatttttacttgaaacAATTAGTTATTTAAGATTGCATTGTATATGTTGTCGGTAAAATTATTTACGCCACACGATGTGGATTTCATTGATTGAAGTATCTACCCCTCTATCATCACACATGCCCActtgcatatatatatgaaaatggtAGGTAGATTATAATTATAATGCATCCAATTCAAAATTCCATCAAATGTATCAATCTTAAATATAGCTCAATTGATACGTTACTAGTAGAGCTGTCAAACCGCCGACACGGCCCCCTGCCCGGCCCATCAGGGCAAGGACAATTCTGGCTGCCTGCGGGCCAAAGGCATGTTCTTTAATTTTGAGTCGGGACGATTTTGACAGCTCTAATCGGATCGTGTTACTCAGTCTTTTTTATGGTTCTATTTTCTACCTCTATTATATTTACATGATTATAGGGCTAGTTTAATACATAGTATGAGAGGTAGCttgatatatatttaattgaaatattttttactATATACTTATTTCGTCTTCGAAAAATATGTTCAATTTGTCATTCTTGATGTCTTCcagaatatttattttttatttttggacatcATTCAACTTACAATAAAACGAGACTCCTTTTCCACTCACATGCATtcatctaatattttttaaaatgcgTCATGAAGTATATTAATATCGTATTTGctgaaaatatattaaaatacttataattgtaattcattattttgtgtgatgtattaaaattatatataaaataatactttctctgtccacgaaatgttgtcctaatttatcattttagtcCGTCCATAACAAGTTGTCctaatatatttttagtaaatttgtGGACATCTTTCTCTACTCACTAACATGTGGGTCTCATTCTGCACttactaacttaattaatttttttttatttattcatttgtgggcctctttctccactaactaaacaaacaacacaaattttcttaaaattcgtccTTCCCTTTCTTAGGACAATATTTTGCGGAAGGGGAGTAActattatagtaattaaaatttgtattacgTACAACACTTGGAAGGTCGTATACAAAACCACACAAATCTGCATAATATTTTCGGATGTTTAATTTATATGTGAAAGGTCATATATCGTACACCATAATCAGTCATACTAAACGAATCTTATGccttgaaaatttattacaatTAGAATGTCATAAACATATTATACACGATAACCAGTAATCACTCGTACCAAACGAGCCTAATATATTTGAATATTTGTCTCAGACAAGAGGAACGAACAAGGGGTATCCACAATCAAATGAGCAAATGAAGAAAGTTAAGGTTCGTGACTTGATGAGTCAaccaagaaatcaagcacccgCTCACAAACACCAC comes from Salvia miltiorrhiza cultivar Shanhuang (shh) chromosome 3, IMPLAD_Smil_shh, whole genome shotgun sequence and encodes:
- the LOC131017474 gene encoding uncharacterized protein LOC131017474 — translated: MGAENYRKSGQIPAFGDWENANELPITQYFECARQAGLLRCSCPGECGGAYANNAAYWGGGGGGGGGGGNPYGVGYEKPLPRRLYAVPERKTRGTNKGYPQSNEQMKKVKVRDLMSQPRNQAPAHKHHQKQTTKSGNLVQQKSSVSAKPVDEDLYKIPPELLENSKRKKMLGFFSKCMVPPCAA